From a region of the Deltaproteobacteria bacterium genome:
- the ilvD gene encoding dihydroxy-acid dehydratase, with amino-acid sequence MADRSLKHRSNLLTGTPGGADWSRRAAARAMLRAVDFKDDDFTKPIVTMACPFTNATPCNDHIRKLGDILFREIVAAGGKPFLFGTPVISDGETMGTEGMKYSLMSRDLIADCIETMHEGYAADGIVTLSGCDKSIPGAVMPILRNNSIGLTLYGGTILPGRYKGEDLTIVSAFEAIGAHAAGRMADEDLYQVECHACPGAGSCGGMYTANTMASVIEAMGLSVPGSASHAAVDRKNRISREKRKDCADSVKALFLLLRRGIRAGDIATREAFENGIAVMMALGGSTNGVLHILALAHEARVPLELDDFQEIGRKVPLLGNFKPFGKYVMAELDGIGGIPVVMRTLLDAGLLHGDCLTVTGKTVAENLANVPLLPGGQYVFASPDRPYAPSGRHISILRGNLSPEGAVMKLSGKELNRHTGPARVFDREEDALDAILGGKIRKGDVIVIRYEGPKGGPGMREMLSPSAALMGAGLGKDVALVTDGRFSGGTHGIMVGHVAPEAQVGGVIAIVREGDRITISPGEESISLDVSEAEISGRLSEWSPPEPKYTRGVLGKYVRLVGSASKGAITN; translated from the coding sequence ATGGCGGATCGCTCGTTGAAGCATCGCAGCAACCTGCTCACCGGCACACCGGGAGGGGCGGATTGGTCCCGGAGGGCTGCCGCCAGGGCCATGCTTCGCGCCGTGGATTTCAAGGACGACGATTTCACCAAACCGATCGTCACCATGGCCTGCCCCTTCACGAACGCGACCCCCTGCAACGATCACATCCGGAAGCTGGGCGACATCCTTTTCCGGGAGATCGTTGCGGCCGGCGGCAAGCCGTTCCTGTTCGGAACGCCCGTCATCAGCGACGGGGAGACGATGGGAACGGAAGGGATGAAATACTCCCTGATGTCGCGGGACCTCATCGCGGATTGCATCGAGACCATGCACGAGGGGTACGCGGCGGACGGAATCGTCACGCTGAGCGGCTGCGACAAGAGCATCCCGGGCGCGGTCATGCCCATCCTGCGGAACAACAGCATCGGGTTGACGCTGTACGGGGGTACCATTCTGCCGGGCAGGTACAAGGGGGAAGACCTCACGATCGTGAGCGCATTCGAGGCGATCGGTGCCCACGCGGCGGGAAGGATGGCGGACGAAGACCTGTACCAGGTGGAGTGTCACGCCTGCCCCGGGGCGGGTTCGTGCGGGGGGATGTACACGGCCAACACGATGGCGTCGGTGATCGAGGCGATGGGGTTGAGCGTCCCGGGTTCCGCCTCCCACGCGGCGGTCGACCGGAAGAACCGGATTTCGCGGGAAAAGCGGAAGGACTGCGCCGACTCCGTCAAGGCGCTGTTCCTGCTGCTCCGCCGAGGGATCCGGGCGGGCGACATCGCTACCCGGGAGGCCTTCGAGAACGGCATCGCGGTGATGATGGCCCTCGGGGGCTCGACGAACGGCGTGCTGCACATCCTCGCGCTGGCCCACGAGGCGCGGGTTCCCCTGGAGCTGGACGATTTCCAGGAGATCGGGCGAAAAGTCCCGCTATTGGGTAACTTCAAGCCCTTCGGGAAATACGTCATGGCGGAACTGGACGGGATCGGCGGCATCCCGGTCGTGATGAGGACGCTGCTCGACGCCGGGCTTCTCCACGGGGATTGCCTGACCGTCACGGGAAAAACGGTGGCGGAGAACCTCGCGAACGTCCCGCTCCTCCCCGGCGGCCAGTACGTCTTCGCTTCGCCGGACCGCCCCTATGCGCCGTCCGGGCGGCACATCTCGATTCTTCGCGGGAACCTCTCCCCGGAAGGGGCGGTCATGAAGCTGAGCGGGAAGGAGTTGAACCGCCACACCGGGCCGGCACGGGTCTTCGATCGGGAAGAGGATGCGCTGGACGCGATCCTGGGAGGGAAGATCCGGAAGGGCGACGTGATCGTGATCCGGTACGAGGGTCCCAAAGGCGGACCGGGGATGCGGGAGATGCTTTCCCCTTCGGCCGCGCTGATGGGCGCGGGGCTGGGAAAAGACGTCGCCCTGGTCACCGATGGAAGGTTTTCGGGTGGCACGCACGGGATCATGGTCGGACACGTCGCTCCCGAGGCCCAGGTGGGAGGGGTGATCGCTATCGTCCGTGAAGGCGACCGGATCACCATCAGCCCCGGGGAGGAGTCGATCTCCCTCGATGTGAGCGAAGCGGAAATCTCGGGGCGTCTTTCGGAGTGGAGCCCCCCGGAGCCCAAATACACGCGCGGGGTTCTTGGGAAATACGTCAGGCTCGTCGGCAGCGCGTCGAAGGGCGCGATTACGAATTAA